A region of Methanosphaera sp. WGK6 DNA encodes the following proteins:
- a CDS encoding UDP-N-acetylglucosamine--N-acetylmuramyl-(pentapeptide) pyrophosphoryl-undecaprenol N-acetylglucosamine transferase encodes MRILITTCGVGIGHASRDLALAKLLKTRGHDVKFASYGSGLHYLQKNKCDPYELPSMNFQGNEGVINVNESLKQSKDIPFTFIKSMYKDAKIIRKTKPDLIITDCDYSAPITAKFLNIPCYIITSDLTFGFADESDAPTVKYFEKSVRKIIIEISKGCQQILIPDIPGSITIPQELKHKSEFIGPLLHKNITEIESKEKLRKKYNLKQDDIILVVTIGGSEFGKPLVSNICDIADKINVDTIFIFTGLEINPASFNLKDNQTKIKIKQFTHNLMEWMMLSDLTVALAGHTTSMELLTIQKPNILIALENHVEQQRNVERMKKYNLTKTTSINDKKDLLNKINTLLENKDKIKLNQEAYDYFIQFNGRENALNLIEKINI; translated from the coding sequence ATGAGAATATTAATAACAACATGTGGTGTAGGGATAGGTCATGCATCAAGAGACTTAGCGCTAGCTAAATTATTAAAAACAAGAGGACATGATGTTAAATTTGCAAGTTATGGTTCGGGATTACACTATCTTCAAAAAAATAAATGTGATCCTTATGAACTACCTTCAATGAATTTTCAAGGTAATGAAGGAGTAATCAATGTGAATGAATCATTAAAACAATCAAAAGATATTCCATTCACGTTTATAAAAAGTATGTATAAAGATGCAAAAATTATAAGAAAAACAAAACCAGACCTCATAATTACTGATTGTGACTATTCCGCACCAATAACTGCAAAATTTCTAAATATTCCATGTTATATTATAACAAGTGACTTAACATTTGGATTTGCCGATGAAAGTGATGCACCTACTGTTAAATATTTTGAAAAAAGTGTTAGAAAAATAATAATAGAAATATCAAAAGGATGTCAACAAATATTAATTCCAGACATTCCAGGATCAATAACAATACCTCAAGAACTAAAACATAAATCAGAATTTATAGGACCATTACTTCATAAAAATATTACAGAAATAGAATCAAAAGAAAAATTAAGAAAAAAATACAATCTTAAACAAGATGATATTATATTAGTAGTAACAATAGGTGGTAGTGAATTTGGAAAACCACTTGTTTCTAATATATGTGATATAGCTGATAAAATCAATGTTGATACTATTTTCATATTCACAGGATTAGAAATCAATCCAGCTTCTTTTAACTTAAAAGATAACCAAACAAAAATAAAAATAAAACAATTTACACATAATTTAATGGAGTGGATGATGTTATCTGATTTAACAGTAGCACTAGCAGGTCATACAACATCAATGGAATTACTAACTATACAAAAACCAAATATACTAATTGCCCTAGAAAATCATGTGGAACAACAACGTAATGTTGAGAGAATGAAAAAATATAATTTAACTAAAACAACATCAATCAATGATAAAAAAGATTTATTAAATAAAATAAACACTCTTCTTGAAAATAAAGATAAAATAAAATTAAATCAAGAAGCATATGATTACTTCATACAATTTAATGGAAGGGAAAATGCCCTAAACTTAATAGAAAAAATAAATATTTAA